From the Desulfopila inferna genome, one window contains:
- the mshL gene encoding pilus (MSHA type) biogenesis protein MshL has protein sequence MKYIKLSLQFSGLVLLIVLLSSCGGKKDKAEENAMDTALAEEIAEKSDTPTLPAQYQGPAYMIGEEMQVPAVDESDEVSVRVGATIRSTGGPQPLWDILKRLAAMKNMNVSWQSDVDRDVLVDVDIGAGDDYFKAIDNLLRQVDYYHEIEDNTIIVKYKETRQYQIGMPYTKQLYETGTGGNVLGGDDLSKNIEGTIRLDSKGNEFNIWENIEENLNAILDVWTTEAVTEDIEAIETAGAPQNGQDDADVLAAQVDVAPTRVRSGNQNLYTIDKNVGVITVTAPRPLLNKIDNYITTLKRHLYKQITIEAKIIEVVLRDNSSIGINWSEVLSNFDINGLIEFGSQALGGQVYPYVFADGNGRNDNPYPGSGVDGYTDRTYDPTRFVSKISLGSKSFRVLLNALQEEGQTKVLSNPKISVMNGQPALITVGRNVTYIDSVEADVDTETNLITYTVNTESILSGLGMAITATIIEDDEVIMNLVPVTSELMEPIEYRPFGNLGGEVGLPIVNIREMSTTVKVRNGEMLVIGGLISDDKDEVGEFLPILGKIPGLRYLFGYEEKQHTKRELIILLKPVVI, from the coding sequence ATGAAGTATATCAAGTTGTCCCTTCAGTTCAGCGGCCTTGTGCTGCTCATTGTGCTCCTTTCTTCCTGTGGTGGTAAAAAGGACAAGGCCGAAGAAAATGCCATGGACACAGCGTTGGCCGAAGAAATTGCGGAGAAGAGTGATACACCGACATTACCTGCACAGTATCAGGGGCCTGCCTATATGATCGGCGAGGAGATGCAGGTACCGGCTGTTGACGAAAGCGATGAAGTTAGCGTGAGGGTGGGTGCTACTATCCGATCAACCGGAGGACCCCAGCCACTGTGGGATATTCTCAAAAGACTGGCTGCCATGAAAAATATGAATGTTTCCTGGCAAAGCGATGTTGATCGCGATGTACTCGTGGACGTTGATATAGGTGCCGGTGACGATTATTTTAAAGCAATCGATAACCTGCTGCGTCAGGTGGACTATTATCACGAGATTGAAGACAATACTATCATAGTCAAATATAAAGAAACCCGGCAGTATCAGATCGGTATGCCCTACACCAAGCAACTCTACGAGACTGGTACTGGTGGAAATGTACTGGGAGGTGACGATCTATCTAAAAATATTGAAGGCACCATCCGACTGGATAGCAAAGGCAATGAGTTTAATATCTGGGAAAATATTGAAGAAAACCTCAATGCGATATTGGATGTCTGGACGACCGAAGCAGTGACGGAAGATATTGAAGCTATCGAAACGGCCGGAGCGCCTCAAAATGGGCAAGATGATGCGGATGTGTTAGCTGCCCAAGTGGATGTGGCTCCGACCAGGGTCAGGTCCGGGAACCAGAATCTCTACACTATTGATAAGAATGTCGGGGTGATTACCGTCACTGCTCCCCGACCGCTCCTGAACAAGATTGACAATTATATAACTACGCTGAAACGCCATCTCTACAAGCAAATCACTATAGAGGCAAAAATTATCGAGGTGGTTCTAAGAGATAATTCATCTATTGGTATCAATTGGAGTGAGGTGTTGAGTAATTTTGATATCAACGGTTTGATCGAATTCGGCTCACAGGCTCTGGGAGGACAGGTCTACCCTTATGTCTTTGCTGATGGGAATGGAAGAAACGACAATCCTTATCCTGGTTCTGGAGTTGATGGATACACGGACCGAACTTACGACCCGACGCGATTCGTCTCCAAGATTTCACTCGGTTCAAAAAGTTTTCGTGTCCTCCTCAATGCCCTTCAGGAAGAGGGTCAAACCAAGGTACTCTCTAATCCGAAAATCAGCGTGATGAACGGCCAGCCTGCTCTTATCACTGTTGGTAGAAACGTTACTTATATAGACAGCGTTGAAGCCGATGTTGATACCGAGACCAATCTGATAACGTACACTGTTAATACAGAAAGTATTCTCTCCGGTTTAGGTATGGCGATTACCGCAACAATCATTGAAGATGATGAAGTTATTATGAATCTGGTACCTGTAACTTCCGAACTGATGGAACCGATAGAATATAGACCATTCGGTAACCTAGGGGGCGAAGTCGGCCTGCCAATTGTAAATATTCGGGAAATGAGTACGACGGTGAAGGTTCGTAACGGTGAGATGCTTGTTATCGGCGGACTGATCAGCGACGATAAAGACGAAGTAGGCGAATTTCTACCGATCCTTGGCAAGATTCCCGGTCTTAGATACCTGTTCGGCTATGAAGAAAAACAGCATACCAAACGTGAGCTGATTATTTTACTTAAACCAGTCGTCATTTAA
- the pilM gene encoding type IV pilus assembly protein PilM, producing MKLPFVSREQLVVGVDIGSHSVKVCELKKTDNGYRIIALGSAMLPEDVVDDGTLNEPEVVGAVIAELFKNLKIKNKKVGFSISGYSVIVKKINLAVMDDAQLEEYIMAEAEQYIPFDISDVYLDYQDLKTNTEDSDRTDVMLVAAKKEIVDDYLNMLRNINLQPAIVDVDGFALENTYESSYEKSNNVALVDIGAAKMNINILSEGVSVVARDIVVGSRQLTEQIQNAFDLDYEEAEALKLGQIPAEDRQEEMEEIFSSTCTQWVLEIKKAIDLYHSNNPDKPLTRLILSGGGSKVVGLSDFLESETSIPVEIFNPFSNMSFNKKKIDAEYVDSVGPEMAIVSGIAIRPSVI from the coding sequence ATGAAATTGCCGTTTGTCTCCAGAGAACAATTAGTCGTTGGAGTTGATATTGGTTCTCATTCCGTCAAGGTGTGTGAGTTGAAAAAGACGGATAACGGGTACCGAATCATTGCTTTAGGGAGTGCGATGCTTCCTGAGGATGTTGTTGATGACGGCACCCTCAATGAGCCTGAAGTAGTTGGTGCCGTAATTGCCGAGTTATTCAAAAATCTCAAGATAAAGAATAAGAAAGTCGGCTTTTCAATTTCCGGTTACTCCGTTATCGTCAAAAAAATTAATCTGGCGGTTATGGATGATGCGCAACTCGAAGAGTATATAATGGCCGAGGCCGAGCAATATATACCTTTCGATATCAGTGATGTATATCTGGACTATCAGGATTTGAAAACAAATACCGAGGATTCCGATAGAACCGATGTAATGCTTGTTGCCGCCAAAAAAGAAATAGTCGACGACTATCTCAATATGCTCAGAAACATCAATCTACAGCCTGCAATTGTGGATGTGGATGGTTTTGCTCTGGAAAATACCTACGAATCAAGCTATGAGAAATCCAACAATGTCGCCCTGGTAGATATTGGTGCCGCAAAAATGAATATCAACATCCTCTCGGAGGGTGTTTCTGTTGTGGCTAGAGACATCGTCGTCGGCAGCAGGCAATTGACCGAACAGATCCAGAATGCCTTTGATCTGGATTATGAAGAGGCCGAAGCTTTGAAACTTGGTCAGATTCCGGCGGAGGACAGGCAGGAAGAAATGGAGGAGATTTTTTCCTCAACCTGCACACAATGGGTCCTTGAGATAAAGAAGGCCATTGATCTTTACCACTCCAACAACCCGGATAAGCCCCTGACCAGGCTGATCCTCAGTGGTGGTGGTTCCAAAGTCGTGGGGCTGTCTGATTTTCTCGAAAGTGAAACGTCTATTCCTGTAGAAATTTTTAATCCTTTCAGCAATATGAGCTTTAATAAAAAGAAGATTGATGCTGAATATGTTGACAGTGTCGGTCCGGAAATGGCAATTGTTTCCGGTATAGCCATTCGACCTTCTGTCATATAA
- a CDS encoding CoA-binding protein, producing the protein MIALNDLNKIRNLLAEAKVIAIVGLSPKEERPSNMVARYLIDAGYTILPVNPGHDRILGLPCFPSLLSIEDNVDIVDIFRKSEDVGPIVQQAIQIDCKVIWMQLGISNHAAAEIAWQHGKEVVMDRCIKVDHANLLAPKH; encoded by the coding sequence ATGATTGCCCTGAATGACCTCAATAAGATACGTAATCTCCTCGCAGAAGCCAAGGTAATAGCAATTGTCGGTCTTTCGCCCAAGGAAGAGCGACCCAGCAACATGGTGGCACGCTACCTTATTGATGCCGGCTATACCATCCTTCCGGTAAACCCCGGGCATGACCGGATCCTGGGGCTACCCTGCTTTCCTTCTCTTCTCTCTATCGAAGACAATGTTGACATCGTCGATATATTTCGCAAATCTGAAGATGTTGGACCTATTGTGCAGCAGGCTATCCAAATCGACTGTAAGGTTATCTGGATGCAGCTGGGAATCAGCAACCATGCTGCTGCCGAGATAGCCTGGCAACACGGCAAAGAGGTCGTCATGGATCGCTGCATCAAGGTTGATCACGCCAATCTGCTTGCCCCAAAACACTAA
- a CDS encoding PilN domain-containing protein, whose product MLRINLLPIRQLKKRAKARNQIIGFGMVFGAVLLALGFIGLLQVNRIETVQAAIAELQQEQNRLAPIIAEVDRLEKQKKDLQNKIDIIKKLRRESSLTVHVMDEVAKIIDNDRMWLKSFSQQGGSLQLSGIALDNQTVAQFMEALKESQFIINVNLSSSTLSKVSNRDFKSFALSCSVGFPQEPANDVAQQ is encoded by the coding sequence ATGTTACGTATTAACCTCCTTCCCATCAGGCAGCTCAAGAAGAGAGCAAAAGCGCGCAACCAGATAATCGGTTTTGGAATGGTTTTTGGTGCCGTTCTTTTGGCTTTGGGTTTTATCGGTCTGTTGCAAGTCAACAGAATTGAAACTGTTCAAGCGGCTATTGCTGAGTTGCAGCAGGAGCAGAATAGACTCGCTCCAATCATTGCCGAAGTCGACAGACTCGAGAAACAAAAGAAAGATTTACAAAACAAGATCGACATTATCAAAAAGTTGCGTAGAGAGTCTTCTCTGACTGTTCATGTGATGGATGAAGTTGCAAAGATTATTGATAATGACAGAATGTGGCTAAAATCCTTTAGTCAGCAGGGCGGCTCACTGCAATTAAGTGGAATTGCACTGGATAATCAGACAGTAGCCCAGTTTATGGAAGCTCTGAAAGAGTCTCAGTTCATAATCAATGTGAATTTGAGCAGCTCTACTTTGAGTAAAGTTTCCAATAGGGACTTTAAAAGCTTTGCATTGTCATGCAGTGTGGGATTTCCTCAAGAACCCGCAAATGATGTTGCACAACAGTAA
- the uvrA gene encoding excinuclease ABC subunit UvrA, protein MEPQTLSIRGARMHNLKNIDVDLPRNRLIVFTGLSGSGKSTLAFDTLYAEGQRRYVESLSTYARQFLGQMDKPDVDSLEGLSPAVSIEQKTTSKNPRSTVGTVTEIYDHFRLLFARCGHPTCPECGEEIRSQSIEDMVNTIMSYSEGTKILLLAPMVSDRKGRHEQLLARIRKEGFVRIRINGDVMHADDVDQLGKNKRHTIEIVIDRLVVKPSIRRRLSDSIATAVSLTEGFLLVAFTDTEKEQLFSEHAACHKCGISMPKLTTQLFSFNNPQGACAECGGLGVKQFLSPALVVPDTDKSILDGAIAPWGWRNESTYTGQMLAAVAQHYNFSLKTPFKKLTAKQQDILLYGSGNEEIHFHYQKGSRIMTSERTFEGVIPQLDRRFHETQSPMIRDELTKFMNEQTCPSCKGSRLKDEALAVKIGKWNIYELTQLSIKMLFSEIPTLPFSEVERKIGEPILKEIVDRLSFLEDVGLGYLSLDRRSGTLSGGEAQRIRLASQIGSRLAGVLYILDEPSIGLHQRDNQKLINTLLELRDLGNTVIVVEHDTDTILAADHVLDMGPGAGVHGGDIVYNGKIQGLLESETSITGAYLSGRQAITIPSKRKTVRKGKKFNLDIKNATANNLQNVNLSIPLGVFTCVTGVSGSGKSSLVLETLYNLAREGFRQKRSSIEIDGTSLTGLAAIDKIIDIDQSPIGRTPRSNPATYTGVFTPIRDLFTRLPESRARGYKPGRFSFNLKGGRCEACEGEGLLKIAMHFLPDIYVVCDTCNGKRYNQETLEIRYREKNIHEILSMTVEEALHFFENIPPVKNKLQTLYDVGLSYITLGQSSVTLSGGEAQRVKLARELSTRSTGQSLYILDEPTTGLHPADIQHLLRVLDRLVSRGNSVVVIEHNLDVIKTADWIIDIGPEGGDGGGKVVAKGTPEQVCDVASSFTGQYLHKILSADHKN, encoded by the coding sequence ATGGAACCGCAAACATTAAGTATCCGCGGAGCGCGGATGCATAACCTGAAAAATATAGATGTCGACCTGCCCAGAAACCGCCTGATCGTCTTCACCGGCCTGTCCGGTTCAGGAAAATCAACCCTTGCCTTTGATACACTCTATGCAGAGGGGCAGAGAAGATATGTTGAGTCACTCTCCACTTATGCCAGACAGTTTCTCGGCCAGATGGATAAGCCGGATGTAGATTCACTGGAAGGTCTTTCTCCTGCTGTTTCCATCGAGCAGAAGACCACCAGTAAAAATCCGCGCTCCACTGTGGGGACGGTAACCGAAATCTATGATCATTTCCGTCTGCTTTTTGCCCGCTGCGGGCATCCGACCTGTCCGGAATGCGGCGAGGAGATTCGATCTCAGTCAATAGAGGATATGGTTAACACGATCATGTCCTATTCGGAAGGCACGAAAATCCTCCTTCTTGCACCGATGGTATCTGATCGTAAGGGCCGGCACGAACAGCTTCTGGCCCGAATCCGCAAAGAGGGTTTTGTGCGGATCCGCATAAACGGCGATGTCATGCACGCCGATGATGTCGATCAGCTGGGCAAAAACAAGCGCCACACCATAGAAATCGTAATCGACCGCCTGGTGGTCAAACCATCCATTCGCCGCCGGCTGAGTGATTCTATCGCCACGGCGGTTTCACTTACCGAAGGTTTTCTCCTTGTTGCCTTTACCGATACGGAAAAAGAACAGCTTTTCAGTGAACACGCCGCCTGTCATAAATGCGGAATCTCCATGCCTAAGCTGACGACTCAGCTTTTTTCCTTCAACAATCCCCAGGGCGCCTGTGCAGAATGCGGCGGGTTGGGGGTCAAGCAGTTTCTATCGCCTGCCCTGGTCGTCCCCGACACCGATAAAAGCATCCTCGACGGAGCCATTGCACCATGGGGCTGGCGCAATGAATCGACCTATACCGGTCAGATGCTGGCGGCGGTGGCACAACACTATAATTTTTCCCTAAAAACCCCATTTAAAAAACTTACCGCCAAACAGCAGGATATCTTGCTCTACGGTTCCGGTAATGAAGAGATTCACTTTCACTACCAGAAAGGCAGCAGGATAATGACCTCGGAGCGCACTTTCGAAGGTGTCATTCCGCAGCTGGACAGAAGGTTTCATGAAACCCAGTCTCCCATGATACGGGATGAACTCACCAAGTTCATGAATGAACAGACCTGCCCCTCCTGCAAAGGCTCCCGTCTCAAAGATGAAGCCCTGGCCGTGAAAATCGGTAAATGGAATATTTATGAATTAACTCAGCTCTCCATCAAAATGCTGTTTAGTGAAATTCCGACTCTCCCCTTTAGTGAGGTTGAAAGAAAAATCGGTGAGCCCATTCTCAAGGAAATTGTAGACAGATTATCGTTTTTGGAGGACGTCGGCTTAGGATACCTCTCTCTGGATCGGCGTTCGGGTACCCTTTCCGGTGGAGAGGCTCAAAGAATCAGACTGGCCTCGCAGATTGGCTCTCGGCTTGCCGGCGTTCTCTATATCCTGGATGAACCGAGTATCGGTCTGCATCAGAGGGATAATCAGAAACTCATCAATACGCTGCTGGAATTGCGCGATCTGGGAAACACCGTCATCGTGGTCGAACACGATACGGATACAATCCTGGCCGCCGACCATGTTCTGGATATGGGGCCCGGCGCCGGTGTGCATGGCGGCGACATCGTCTATAATGGCAAAATCCAGGGACTGCTTGAGAGTGAAACCTCGATAACCGGTGCCTATCTCTCCGGCCGGCAAGCCATCACCATCCCCTCAAAGAGGAAGACCGTCAGGAAGGGGAAAAAATTCAACCTTGATATCAAGAATGCCACCGCGAATAACCTGCAAAACGTGAATCTATCCATCCCGCTGGGTGTATTCACTTGCGTTACCGGCGTTTCGGGTTCAGGAAAAAGTTCACTGGTACTTGAAACTCTGTATAACCTTGCCAGGGAGGGTTTTCGACAGAAGCGTTCTTCTATCGAAATTGATGGAACCTCACTCACTGGGCTGGCGGCGATAGACAAAATTATAGATATCGACCAGAGTCCTATCGGCAGAACTCCCCGCTCGAATCCCGCTACCTATACAGGAGTATTTACGCCAATTCGGGACCTGTTTACCCGTCTACCTGAATCCAGAGCCCGCGGATATAAACCCGGCAGGTTCAGCTTCAATCTCAAGGGTGGCCGCTGCGAAGCCTGTGAAGGTGAGGGTTTACTCAAGATCGCCATGCATTTTCTGCCCGATATTTATGTGGTCTGTGATACCTGCAACGGCAAGAGATATAACCAGGAAACCCTGGAGATCCGTTACCGTGAAAAGAATATTCATGAAATACTCTCCATGACGGTTGAAGAAGCACTCCATTTTTTTGAAAATATTCCCCCTGTAAAAAATAAGCTGCAGACACTGTATGATGTGGGGTTATCCTATATCACCTTAGGGCAATCCTCAGTAACTCTCTCCGGTGGTGAAGCCCAGCGGGTCAAGCTTGCCCGCGAATTATCCACGCGCAGTACGGGGCAGTCTCTTTATATCCTCGATGAGCCGACCACAGGACTTCATCCGGCAGATATTCAGCATCTCCTGCGGGTGCTCGACCGGCTGGTTTCCCGGGGCAACAGCGTCGTGGTCATCGAACATAACCTTGATGTTATAAAAACGGCAGACTGGATAATCGACATCGGCCCGGAAGGGGGAGACGGCGGTGGGAAAGTGGTGGCCAAGGGCACACCGGAACAGGTTTGCGATGTTGCATCATCGTTTACCGGACAATATCTGCATAAAATATTGTCCGCTGACCATAAGAATTAG
- a CDS encoding pilus assembly protein PilP → MLDLNFEITQSDYEYQIEKRPDPFVPFYSGETSTGPKADPNEILEVEKQLTGMQLFEPGQLTLVALMERHGAYYAMVEDFKGQGYMIEEGTKIGKRGVVKDIRRNKVLIEEVAVTRSGKELRNEIVMALRKEGEE, encoded by the coding sequence ATGCTGGATCTGAACTTCGAAATTACCCAAAGCGACTACGAGTATCAGATAGAGAAGCGACCGGATCCATTTGTTCCTTTTTACAGTGGAGAGACGTCTACCGGACCGAAGGCTGACCCCAATGAAATTCTGGAAGTCGAGAAACAGCTAACGGGAATGCAGCTTTTTGAACCCGGTCAACTGACTCTTGTAGCTCTTATGGAAAGGCACGGAGCATACTATGCCATGGTCGAAGACTTTAAGGGACAGGGCTATATGATAGAGGAAGGAACCAAAATAGGGAAAAGGGGAGTCGTCAAGGACATCCGGCGCAATAAGGTTCTTATTGAAGAAGTTGCTGTGACTCGATCAGGAAAAGAATTAAGAAATGAGATAGTCATGGCTTTAAGGAAAGAGGGAGAAGAGTAA
- a CDS encoding secretin and TonB N-terminal domain-containing protein: MYKRLIKTHLAVFSAFCFLITFQINSGNAADQPEQTGAEFILSDVTADKENDSLTITLVGSSAPAYTSRELYDPYRLVIDIADVTVAENLRLDSLLPENNFVTLQTAVVRGLKPEITRFIFTLQDGYQQKVERQDTDLVIHILPVDAAATEEDSSPEGKISAKEVAGADKSADTEAGAKIRELIESSVKAADPEKDMSPKEKAAQDLVNSFDFSGYEQERISIDFYKMDLHNVFRLFRQVSGMNLIVDEGVSGSLTLALNDVPWDFALDIILNLSDLEKEEKFNTIVVYPKDKEFEWPKRASDNLSFEANLEVVQQESLIIEQSANQPKEIIEAKELMRKARAEERENNYENAVQLYEEAAELWPTNVNLTNRLAGLYLVRLGMNAKAVFYAKESLKVEPDNYKAALYAAIGQANMNQTAEALEYFSRSVSGDPPMKEALASFAAFSESNGRLEAALKLFDKYHEIYGETVNTMVARARILDKLGMDEKAADQYQMVLASGYPLQVGLKEYIQSRLSEARR, from the coding sequence ATGTACAAAAGGCTTATAAAAACTCATTTGGCCGTTTTCTCCGCATTCTGTTTTTTGATCACTTTTCAGATAAACAGTGGAAATGCAGCAGATCAGCCGGAGCAGACAGGGGCGGAATTCATTTTAAGTGATGTTACGGCGGATAAAGAAAATGATTCCCTTACCATCACGCTGGTCGGAAGTTCAGCTCCAGCCTATACCTCACGTGAACTCTACGATCCATACCGTCTGGTAATTGATATTGCCGATGTTACCGTCGCAGAAAATCTGCGGCTGGATTCCCTGCTTCCTGAAAATAATTTCGTTACCCTGCAGACTGCGGTGGTGCGAGGACTCAAGCCGGAGATTACCCGCTTTATTTTCACTCTTCAAGATGGCTATCAACAGAAGGTAGAGCGGCAGGATACTGATCTCGTAATTCATATTCTTCCAGTCGATGCTGCTGCGACAGAAGAAGATTCTTCGCCTGAGGGCAAAATCAGTGCCAAGGAAGTAGCCGGTGCCGATAAATCAGCTGATACTGAAGCCGGAGCGAAAATCAGAGAGCTTATCGAGTCCTCCGTCAAAGCTGCTGATCCTGAAAAGGATATGTCACCAAAAGAGAAAGCCGCTCAAGATTTGGTAAACAGCTTCGACTTTTCCGGATACGAGCAGGAGCGCATCAGTATAGATTTTTATAAAATGGATCTGCATAATGTGTTCAGGCTGTTCCGTCAGGTCAGTGGGATGAATCTCATTGTCGATGAAGGTGTTTCCGGATCTCTGACGCTGGCACTCAATGATGTCCCCTGGGATTTTGCCCTGGATATAATTTTGAATCTCTCCGACCTTGAGAAAGAGGAAAAGTTCAATACCATCGTTGTGTATCCAAAAGACAAAGAATTTGAGTGGCCCAAGAGAGCCTCCGATAATCTTTCGTTCGAGGCCAATCTCGAAGTAGTACAGCAGGAATCCCTGATAATTGAACAATCAGCTAATCAGCCAAAAGAAATAATTGAAGCGAAAGAGCTGATGCGTAAGGCGAGAGCAGAAGAAAGAGAGAACAATTATGAGAATGCCGTGCAGCTTTATGAAGAGGCCGCAGAGTTGTGGCCGACAAACGTCAACCTGACCAACAGACTGGCTGGATTGTACCTGGTACGCCTTGGTATGAATGCCAAAGCCGTTTTCTATGCCAAGGAAAGCCTGAAGGTAGAACCCGATAATTATAAAGCTGCACTGTATGCGGCTATAGGCCAGGCTAACATGAATCAGACAGCTGAGGCTCTTGAGTATTTTAGCCGGAGTGTCAGCGGTGATCCACCTATGAAAGAAGCTCTGGCCAGTTTTGCCGCCTTTTCTGAGAGTAACGGCCGCCTTGAGGCAGCATTGAAGTTATTTGACAAATACCATGAGATCTATGGAGAAACCGTCAATACTATGGTGGCCAGGGCTCGTATTCTAGATAAATTGGGCATGGACGAAAAAGCTGCAGATCAATATCAAATGGTGCTCGCCTCGGGGTATCCATTACAGGTAGGTCTCAAAGAGTATATTCAAAGTCGGCTCTCTGAAGCAAGACGGTAA
- the glyQ gene encoding glycine--tRNA ligase subunit alpha has protein sequence MNFQDIIFELGTYWAKHGCVIQQPYDMEVGAGTFHPATVLKALGPEPWRSAYPQPSRRPTDGRYGENPNRLQHYYQYQVVIKPSPLDIQELYLGSLKQFGLNLLEHDIRFVEDDWESPTLGASGLGWEVWLDGMEITQFTYFQQAGSIELHPVTVEITYGLERIAMYLQGVESVYDIAWNDEISYGQIFHQAEVEFSTFNFEEANVEKLIQFFEAYEEEGLRIVEKGLVLPAYDYCLKCSHTFNLLDARKAISVAERTRYIGRIRNIARKVAERYVAQRQEMGHPLMKK, from the coding sequence ATGAATTTTCAAGATATTATATTTGAACTCGGCACCTATTGGGCCAAACATGGATGTGTCATTCAGCAGCCGTATGACATGGAGGTTGGAGCCGGCACCTTTCATCCCGCCACCGTACTCAAGGCACTTGGTCCGGAGCCGTGGCGCTCGGCATATCCGCAGCCTTCGCGCCGCCCCACCGACGGCAGATACGGCGAGAACCCAAACAGGCTTCAGCATTATTATCAATACCAGGTTGTTATCAAGCCGTCTCCCTTGGATATCCAGGAGCTGTATCTGGGTAGTTTGAAACAGTTTGGTTTGAACCTGCTGGAACATGATATTCGCTTTGTTGAAGATGACTGGGAGTCACCGACCCTGGGAGCATCGGGACTGGGTTGGGAAGTGTGGCTCGATGGTATGGAAATAACCCAGTTTACCTATTTCCAGCAGGCCGGTTCGATAGAACTTCATCCGGTGACTGTTGAAATTACCTATGGCCTCGAAAGAATTGCCATGTATCTCCAAGGTGTCGAGAGTGTCTACGATATAGCCTGGAATGATGAAATCAGCTATGGCCAGATTTTTCATCAGGCGGAGGTTGAATTTTCCACATTTAATTTCGAAGAAGCGAATGTAGAAAAACTTATTCAATTCTTTGAAGCATATGAGGAAGAGGGGCTGCGAATAGTGGAAAAGGGTCTGGTTTTACCTGCATACGATTATTGCCTTAAATGCTCCCACACCTTCAATCTGCTTGACGCTCGCAAGGCTATCAGCGTTGCGGAGCGGACACGTTATATCGGCAGGATCAGAAATATCGCCCGAAAAGTAGCTGAGAGGTATGTCGCGCAGCGCCAGGAAATGGGACATCCATTGATGAAGAAATAA
- the secB gene encoding protein-export chaperone SecB produces the protein MAENNKEKKQGSPEFRMQKMYIKDLSFENPNAPEIYMTQSEKAPEVDVNLQLNHKQVNEDHYEVCLEITAKIVNKELEKTLFILELEHAAVFMLKNIPEEHLKMVLAVDCPTLLFPFTRQIASQVSVDGGFVPFLMEPINFMGLYQNSLKKQEKEGKSN, from the coding sequence ATGGCAGAAAATAATAAAGAAAAAAAACAAGGATCACCGGAGTTCAGGATGCAGAAAATGTATATCAAGGATCTTTCCTTTGAAAATCCAAATGCTCCGGAAATATACATGACCCAATCGGAAAAAGCACCGGAGGTCGACGTTAACCTGCAGCTCAACCACAAACAGGTAAACGAGGACCACTATGAAGTTTGCCTTGAGATAACCGCCAAAATCGTCAATAAAGAACTGGAAAAGACCCTTTTTATACTCGAACTTGAACACGCCGCTGTTTTTATGCTCAAAAACATACCGGAAGAGCATCTGAAAATGGTCCTTGCCGTGGATTGTCCGACATTGCTATTCCCTTTCACCCGGCAAATTGCCAGCCAGGTATCCGTAGACGGTGGTTTCGTTCCTTTTCTCATGGAACCCATTAATTTCATGGGCCTCTACCAGAACTCCCTGAAGAAGCAAGAGAAAGAGGGCAAGTCGAATTAA
- a CDS encoding type 4a pilus biogenesis protein PilO, whose amino-acid sequence MNKLNTAITDFLDERYIPLEPKFKIITGVAILILPVVIFYFFFFSPNNEKLGNLERNKVSIEQKLQLVKKKAQNRERLQREVDETLVVFEETSKLLPKEQEIPQLLKDISALGRNAGLDFLAFKPGQDNPQDFYAEIPVNINVNGPYHNLGFFLDQVSKLDRIVTVDNIKMGGAKKEQGEMLLASSCTLMTYRFTNVELPKPKKK is encoded by the coding sequence ATGAACAAACTCAATACTGCCATAACAGATTTCCTTGATGAAAGGTACATTCCGCTTGAGCCGAAGTTTAAGATCATTACAGGTGTGGCGATACTTATCCTGCCGGTGGTAATTTTTTATTTCTTTTTCTTCAGTCCCAACAACGAGAAACTCGGCAACCTTGAAAGGAATAAGGTTTCAATCGAGCAAAAGCTGCAGCTTGTCAAGAAAAAAGCTCAGAATAGAGAAAGGCTGCAGAGAGAGGTGGATGAAACGCTGGTGGTTTTTGAGGAAACTTCAAAGTTGCTCCCCAAGGAGCAGGAGATACCTCAATTACTGAAAGATATCTCTGCTTTGGGAAGAAATGCCGGCCTTGATTTTCTTGCATTCAAGCCAGGCCAGGATAATCCTCAGGATTTTTATGCTGAAATTCCGGTCAACATAAATGTCAATGGGCCTTACCATAACCTTGGCTTTTTTCTCGATCAGGTAAGCAAGCTCGATAGAATTGTAACCGTCGATAATATCAAAATGGGTGGAGCAAAGAAAGAGCAGGGAGAGATGCTTCTTGCCTCAAGTTGCACCCTGATGACCTATAGATTCACTAACGTTGAACTACCCAAACCCAAAAAGAAGTAA